In the Paramisgurnus dabryanus chromosome 5, PD_genome_1.1, whole genome shotgun sequence genome, one interval contains:
- the wdr54 gene encoding WD repeat-containing protein 54 codes for MAKMYHKDKSIPIKSSASALYNNLSVLRIAPRCLTYFTVVHANVVNMVSASWDGLNYSHRQLQSKEGNVATSSSLIMQAAWCVLPSRDLLVLTSQKGIQMYESDGSIMVYWHSLDTPETPTAKAVFARGIAAVREKYICVGVSSGAVLVFDVPNKGSNITLSEVLEEHKEAITDMASECSGSPECIADLVSADDSGLLCVWKSGDDFQLLNKIPGFDTSCSSVKLWKGTVIAGYGTGQIRLYEGVTGILHAEVNAHARWIYSLDIAPFTGLLLSAAEDSWVRVWHLSLTPETNSVEIEHMYNECVTDTQICGAKFCDGDGYAFAVTGYDLSEIIRYTQA; via the exons ATGGCTAAAATGTACCACAAAGACAAAAGCATTCCGATCAAGAGCAGCGCTTCTGCGTTGTACAACAACCTGAGCGTCCTGCGCATCGCCCCGCGCTGCCTCACATATTTCACCGTGGTCCATGCTAACGTTGTAAATATGGTTAGCGCTTCTTGGGACGGGCTGAACTATTCCCATCGACAGCTGCAGTCTAAAGAGGGCAACGTGGCCACCAGCTCCTCACTTATTATGCAG GCAGCATGGTGTGTCCTGCCCTCGAGAGATCTGCTCGTCCTCACTTCTCAGAAAGGAATTCAG ATGTACGAATCAGATGGATCCATTATGGTCTATTGGCATTCGCTGGACACTCCAGAGACCCCCACAG CTAAGGCAGTGTTTGCACGAGGAATTGCAGCagtgcgggaaaagtacatttgtGTTG GAGTCTCATCTGGCGCAGTTCTTGTGTTCGATGTTCCCAATAAAGGCAGTAATATAACACTGTCTGAGGTTCTGGAGGAACACAAAGAGGCCATCACAGATATGGCCTCCGAGTGTTCAGGCAGTCCG GAATGCATTGCTGATTTAGTTAGTGCTGATGATTCAGGCCTCCTCTGTGTGTGGAAATCAGGAGATGATTTTCAGTTGCTCAACAAGATCCCTGGTTTTGA TACAAGTTGTTCCTCAGTAAAGCTGTGGAAGGGGACAGTGATTGCAGGATATGGGACAGGGCAGATCCGTCTGTATGAGGGAGTCACAGGTATACTGCATGCAGAGGTCAATGCCCATGCACGCTGGATCTACTCTTTGGACATTGCCCCTTTCACTGGCCTG CTGCTTTCTGCAGCTGAAGACTCTTGGGTAAGAGTGTGGCATCTGAGCTTGACCCCAGAAACTAACAGCGTAGAG ATCGAGCACATGTACAATGAGTGCGTAACTGATACTCAGATCTGTGGAGCCAAGTTCTGTGATGGGGATGGCTACGCTTTTGCAGTGACTGGCTACGACTTGAGTGAAATAATTCGCTACACGCAGGCATAG
- the LOC135748665 gene encoding uncharacterized protein: MRTRSQQTGLSKSLPECKNKNNTFITKEEPIDQINPHAPHTHDKYGRQNILKKLSSYINRYNCKENPHVDGNAKSKPITSVKISAKHAGHILSKGSKKAKISEKEKKPRFSDQWVEGKYPCKECGMVLKSKMDLMNHNQTAHRHLRPCKCHVCGKCFVNQSGLKIHMRTHTGDRPFTCKICKKGFTQTGSLYTHMILHSGVKRYKCEHCGHRFARCSDLTSHQKIHSEDKQHSCTECGKQFHRAAHLREHLLIHAGELPYSCDSCDKKFRSSANLATHQRTHTGEKPFKCTECGMCFRLWNHWQDHLTVHSKERPYSCEHCDMKFSRLNYLRSHMQIHTNNRLFVCDDCGHCFRTRSNLAAHQAVHSEDRPHKCSLCDKSFKQLQVLTVHKRVHTTDRPHHCKICNKTYRSNAGLRVHMLTHTGARPYVCGECKKGFRDPGSLTRHLRTHTGEKPHKCELCPKAYSQLSGYYAHMRIHTGERPYKCTYCSKTFRHRNGMNAHVMLHTGQAPFPCPECGKLFKQTASLKKHMKVFGHSEDKLNLTSVKQKEKS; this comes from the exons ATGCGGACACGCTCGCAACAAACCGGGTTAAGTAAAA GTTTACCTGAATGtaagaataaaaacaatacattcaTTACCAAAGAGGAACCAATTGATCAAATAAACCCCCATGCCCCCCACACACATGACAAATATGGAAGACAAAATATACTGAAAAAATTATCCTCGTACATTAATCGTTACAACTGCAAAGAAAACCCACATGTTGATGGAAATGCAAAGAGCAAACCAATCACCAGTGTCAAGATTTCTGCAAAACATGCAGGTCACATCCTGTCTAAAGGGAGCAAGAAAGCCAAAATCAGTGAAAAGGAGAAAAAGCCCAGGTTCTCTGATCAATGGGTGGAAGGTAAATATCCATGTAAAGAGTGTGGCATGGTACTGAAGAGCAAAATGGACCTTATGAATCATAACCAGACGGCACATCGTCATTTAAGACCATGTAAGTGCCATGTATGTGGCAAGTGCTTTGTCAACCAGTCCGGACTGAAGATTCACATGCGCACGCACACGGGGGATCGTCCTTTCACTTGCAAAATCTGTAAAAAAGGCTTTACCCAGACGGGCTCTCTCTACACCCATATGATTCTGCATAGTGGTGTGAAAAGATATAAATGTGAACACTGTGGCCACAGATTTGCTAGATGCAGTGACTTGACATCACACCAAAAAATTCACTCTGAAGATAAACAGCACAGTTGTACCGAGTGTG GTAAACAATTCCACCGTGCGGCACATTTGCGGGAGCATTTACTGATTCATGCAGGAGAGTTGCCATATTCCTGTGACAGTTGTGATAAAAAGTTTCGTTCTTCTGCTAACCTTGCTACTCATCAACGCACACATACAGGAGAAAAACCTTTCAAGTGCACCGAGTGTGGAATGTGCTTCAGATTGTGGAACCACTGGCAAGATCATCTAACCGTGCACTCCAAAGAACGTCCTTATTCATGTGAGCACTGCGATATGAAGTTCTCACGTTTAAATTATCTGCGCAGTCACATGCAGATCCACACCAATAACCGACTTTTTGTCTGTGATGATTGTGGTCATTGCTTTAGAACTCGGAGTAATTTGGCTGCTCACCAAGCTGTGCATTCTGAAGACAGGCCACATAAGTGCTCGCTGTGCGACAAGAGCTTTAAACAGCTCCAAGTGCTGACGGTACACAAGCGTGTTCACACCACAGACAGACCACACCACTGTAAGATCTGCAACAAAACGTACCGCAGCAATGCAGGGCTGCGCGTACATATGTTAACTCACACAGGTGCTCGTCCCTATGTTTGCGGTGAGTGCAAAAAGGGATTCAGAGATCCTGGTTCCCTGACGAGACACCTCCGAACGCACACAGGGGAAAAACCTCATAAGTGTGAGCTTTGTCCAAAGGCATATTCCCAGCTTTCTGGCTACTATGCTCATATGCGTATACACACTGGGGAAAGGCCTTATAAATGCACCTATTGCTCTAAGACGTTTCGCCATCGAAACGGCATGAATGCCCATGTTATGCTCCACACTGGACAGGCTCCTTTTCCATGCCCAGAATGTGGAAAACTTTTTAAGCAGACTGCTAGTTTGAAAAAacacatgaaagtgtttggccATAGTGAAGATAAATTAAATCTGACATCAGTTAAGCAAAAAGAAAAATCCTGA